A genomic window from Silene latifolia isolate original U9 population chromosome 11, ASM4854445v1, whole genome shotgun sequence includes:
- the LOC141612364 gene encoding arginyl-tRNA--protein transferase 1 isoform X1 has protein sequence MKRNEASSSNSSGGINVGESVVVDVGRRRSSCGYCKSGARSSVSHGLWARSLTIADYQELLDRGWRRSGCYLYKPEMESTCCPSYTIRLKADKFTPSKEQNRVFRRMKRYLDGIWDGKKQELPDKSDDLQGIAHGDELPSSTKIESLVTSEPKSKEDEILDYLSKQIDLAIQSLVESGDLPSDVQYPKSSVKKVSSTKKRRIVEGPEDLLYTNNISFQLAAIAKKAKRDGSSSDLSPKNIAEELVSAVQQSMNSPDLSVKACNGHINFYSLLKETPCDEQNHQVSLSSDISSQREEKGGGMVPENLQSKKRKLEIHLNRSSFDPEEFALYRKYQTKVHNDEPDDVTESSYTRFLIDTPLIYIPPTSDNTVPPCGFGSFHQQYRLDGRLIAVGVIDILPKCLSSKYLFWDPELAFLSLGKYSALQEISWVKENQGHCPSLEYYYLGYYIHSCPKMRYKAAYNPSELLCPLRYQWVRYDFAKPLLDRARYAVLSDYANAQDGAYSLTQEPGKRLKQKQNDLSDGNSNNSDMSGNGNANDTDMSGDRDSNGTDMSGDGDSNDTDMSDDESFPETNDQATVSGEDADIGDVLLGLRETRIKFMKLRRRLGPADQTSLENQLSRYMKVVGKQLSERMVYSLA, from the exons ATGAAGCGAAATGAAGCAAGTAGCAGTAACAGTAGCGGAGGAATTAACGTCGGCGAAAGCGTCGTTGTCGATGTCGGAAGACGTCGTAGTTCTTGCGGTTATTGTAAATCCGGTGCTCGTTCTAGTGTTTCTCACG GTCTATGGGCGCGTAGCCTTACCATTGCTGATTATCAAG AACTATTAGACCGAGGATGGAGAAGATCTGGCTGTTATTTATACAAACCTGAAATGGAATCGACATGCTGCCCTTCGTATACAATAAGGCTGAAGGCTGACAAATTTACTCCTTCCAAAGAACAAAACAGGGTATTCCGGAGAATGAAAAG GTATCTAGATGGAATATGGGATGGGAAGAAACAAGAACTTCCTGATAAATCCGATGATTTGCAAGGAATTGCTCATGGTGATGAATTGCCAAGCTCAACAAAAATTGAGTCTTTGGTAACCAGTGAACCAAAGAGCAAAGAAGATGAAATATTGGATTACTTATCAAAACAAATTGATCTTGCCATTCAGTCACTTGTAGAAAGTGGTGATCTGCCAAGTGACGTGCAATATCCAAAAAGTTCAGTTAAAAAGGTTTCTTCGACCAAAAAGAGGCGGATAGTTGAGGGACCAGAAGATCTTCTGTACACAAACAACATTTCATTTCAGCTTGCAGCTATTGCTAAAAAAGCGAAGCGTGATGGATCTTCATCTGATCTATCCCCCAAAAATATTGCAGAAGAGTTAGTCAGTGCTGTGCAGCAGTCAATGAATTCACCTGATCTTTCAGTAAAAGCCTGCAATGGACACATAAATTTCTACTCTTTATTGAAAGAGACCCCTTGTGATGAACAGAATCACCAAGTTTCTCTCTCGAGTGATATTTCCTCTCAACGTGAGGAAAAAGGAGGTGGCATGGTCCCAGAGAACCTTCAAAGCAAGAAAAGGAAACTAGAAATTCATTTGAATAGGTCCAGCTTTGATCCTGAAGAGTTTGCCCTCTACAGAAAATATCAGACGAAAGTTCACAATGACGAACCTGATGATGTCACAGAAAGCTCATACACGAGGTTCCTTATTGATACACCCTTGATATACATTCCACCAACTAGTGATAATACGGTTCCTCCCTGCGGCTTTGGCTCCTTCCACCAACAATACCGACTTGATGGCCGGTTGATTGCAGTTGGGGTGATAGATATCCTTCCCAAGTGTTTGTCAAGCAAATACCTATTCTGGGACCCTGAGCTTGCTTTCCTTTCCCTTGGTAAATACTCAGCCCTGCAAGAGATCAGTTGGGTGAAAGAGAACCAAGGTCATTGTCCCAGTCTTGAGTACTATTATCTTGGCTATTACATTCACTCCTGCCCCAAAATGAGATATAAGGCAGCTTATAATCCTTCAGAACTTCTGTGTCCTCTTCGTTACCA GTGGGTCCGATATGATTTTGCTAAACCGTTGCTGGACAGAGCACGATACGCTGTCCTGTCTGATTATGCGAATGCACAAGATGGGGCGTATTCATTAACACAGGAACCTGGGAAACGCTTAAAGCAGAAGCAGAATGACCTCAGCGATGGAAACTCCAATAACTCCGACATGTCTGGCAATGGAAATGCCAATGACACCGACATGTCTGGTGATAGAGATTCCAATGGTACTGACATGTCTGGTGATGGAGACTCCAATGATACTGACATGTCTGACGATGAATCATTTCCTGAAACTAATGATCAGGCTACAGTTTCAGGTGAGGATGCCGATATTGGGGATGTTCTCCTTGGTTTAAGAGAAACTCGTATCAAATTCATG AAACTGAGACGACGTCTTGGGCCAGCTGATCAAACCAGTCTTGAAAACCAATTGTCAAGATACATGAAGGTTGTTGGGAAGCAGCTTTCCGAAAGAATGGTTTATTCTCTCGCTTGA
- the LOC141612364 gene encoding arginyl-tRNA--protein transferase 1 isoform X2, whose translation MKRNEASSSNSSGGINVGESVVVDVGRRRSSCGYCKSGARSSVSHGLWARSLTIADYQELLDRGWRRSGCYLYKPEMESTCCPSYTIRLKADKFTPSKEQNRVFRRMKRYLDGIWDGKKQELPDKSDDLQGIAHGDELPSSTKIESLVTSEPKSKEDEILDYLSKQIDLAIQSLVESGDLPSDVQYPKSSVKKVSSTKKRRIVEGPEDLLYTNNISFQLAAIAKKAKRDGSSSDLSPKNIAEELVSAVQQSMNSPDLSVKACNGHINFYSLLKETPCDEQNHQVSLSSDISSQREEKGGGMVPENLQSKKRKLEIHLNRSSFDPEEFALYRKYQTKVHNDEPDDVTESSYTRFLIDTPLIYIPPTSDNTVPPCGFGSFHQQYRLDGRLIAVGVIDILPKCLSSKYLFWDPELAFLSLGKYSALQEISWVKENQGHCPSLEYYYLGYYIHSCPKMRYKAAYNPSELLCPLRYQWVRYDFAKPLLDRARYAVLSDYANAQDGAYSLTQEPGKRLKQKQNDLSDGNSNNSDMSGNGNANDTDMSGDRDSNGTDMSGDGDSNDTDMSDDESFPETNDQATVSETETTSWAS comes from the exons ATGAAGCGAAATGAAGCAAGTAGCAGTAACAGTAGCGGAGGAATTAACGTCGGCGAAAGCGTCGTTGTCGATGTCGGAAGACGTCGTAGTTCTTGCGGTTATTGTAAATCCGGTGCTCGTTCTAGTGTTTCTCACG GTCTATGGGCGCGTAGCCTTACCATTGCTGATTATCAAG AACTATTAGACCGAGGATGGAGAAGATCTGGCTGTTATTTATACAAACCTGAAATGGAATCGACATGCTGCCCTTCGTATACAATAAGGCTGAAGGCTGACAAATTTACTCCTTCCAAAGAACAAAACAGGGTATTCCGGAGAATGAAAAG GTATCTAGATGGAATATGGGATGGGAAGAAACAAGAACTTCCTGATAAATCCGATGATTTGCAAGGAATTGCTCATGGTGATGAATTGCCAAGCTCAACAAAAATTGAGTCTTTGGTAACCAGTGAACCAAAGAGCAAAGAAGATGAAATATTGGATTACTTATCAAAACAAATTGATCTTGCCATTCAGTCACTTGTAGAAAGTGGTGATCTGCCAAGTGACGTGCAATATCCAAAAAGTTCAGTTAAAAAGGTTTCTTCGACCAAAAAGAGGCGGATAGTTGAGGGACCAGAAGATCTTCTGTACACAAACAACATTTCATTTCAGCTTGCAGCTATTGCTAAAAAAGCGAAGCGTGATGGATCTTCATCTGATCTATCCCCCAAAAATATTGCAGAAGAGTTAGTCAGTGCTGTGCAGCAGTCAATGAATTCACCTGATCTTTCAGTAAAAGCCTGCAATGGACACATAAATTTCTACTCTTTATTGAAAGAGACCCCTTGTGATGAACAGAATCACCAAGTTTCTCTCTCGAGTGATATTTCCTCTCAACGTGAGGAAAAAGGAGGTGGCATGGTCCCAGAGAACCTTCAAAGCAAGAAAAGGAAACTAGAAATTCATTTGAATAGGTCCAGCTTTGATCCTGAAGAGTTTGCCCTCTACAGAAAATATCAGACGAAAGTTCACAATGACGAACCTGATGATGTCACAGAAAGCTCATACACGAGGTTCCTTATTGATACACCCTTGATATACATTCCACCAACTAGTGATAATACGGTTCCTCCCTGCGGCTTTGGCTCCTTCCACCAACAATACCGACTTGATGGCCGGTTGATTGCAGTTGGGGTGATAGATATCCTTCCCAAGTGTTTGTCAAGCAAATACCTATTCTGGGACCCTGAGCTTGCTTTCCTTTCCCTTGGTAAATACTCAGCCCTGCAAGAGATCAGTTGGGTGAAAGAGAACCAAGGTCATTGTCCCAGTCTTGAGTACTATTATCTTGGCTATTACATTCACTCCTGCCCCAAAATGAGATATAAGGCAGCTTATAATCCTTCAGAACTTCTGTGTCCTCTTCGTTACCA GTGGGTCCGATATGATTTTGCTAAACCGTTGCTGGACAGAGCACGATACGCTGTCCTGTCTGATTATGCGAATGCACAAGATGGGGCGTATTCATTAACACAGGAACCTGGGAAACGCTTAAAGCAGAAGCAGAATGACCTCAGCGATGGAAACTCCAATAACTCCGACATGTCTGGCAATGGAAATGCCAATGACACCGACATGTCTGGTGATAGAGATTCCAATGGTACTGACATGTCTGGTGATGGAGACTCCAATGATACTGACATGTCTGACGATGAATCATTTCCTGAAACTAATGATCAGGCTACAGTTTCAG AAACTGAGACGACGTCTTGGGCCAGCTGA
- the LOC141612366 gene encoding clathrin light chain 2-like — translation MSTSSFPDSFDDSLPHTESTHPFNDDESPFVESGYTPPPPPYNTNFADSDSFNDPLDDSALFTTSQNDVVYGSTEIPTENGVFVDSDGPVLPPPDDMQEEGFALREWRRQNAILLEQKEKREKEILSQIIEEANEYKVVFHEKRKTTCESKIINNREKEKLVLADLEKFHKEADKNYWKSISELIPNEVPVIKKRGKKEDDKKPSVVVIQGPKPGKPTDLARMRQILVKLKHNTPDHLKLAPSSETAANKDAKSGATADAPKADTIAVTPETVVSA, via the exons ATGTCCACCTCCTCCTTCCCCGACTCGTTCGACGACTCACTTCCCCACACCGAGTCAACTCACCCCTTCAACGATGACGAATCCCCTTTCGTAGAATCCGGATACACTCCCCCTCCTCCTCCGTACAACACCAACTTCGCCGATTCCGACTCGTTTAACGACCCGCTTGATGACTCAGCCTTGTTTACCACCTCCCAAAACGATGTCGTTTACGGATCTACCGAAATTCCGACGGAAAACGGTGTTTTTGTTGATTCTGATGGCCCCGTTTTGCCTCCTCCGGATGATATGCAAGAGGAAGGCTTCGCTCTTCGCGAATGGCGCCG GCAAAATGCCATCCTTTTGGAACAGAAGGAAAAGAGAGAGAAGGAGATACTGAGCCAGATTATTGAGGAAGCAAATGAATACAAAGTCGTCTTTCACGAGAAGAGAAAAACCACATGCGAAAGCAAGATAATTAACAACCGGGAGAAAGAGAAG TTGGTCCTGGCTGACCTAGAAAAGTTTCACAAGGAGGCCGACAAGAACTACTGGAAGTCAATTAGTGAGCTCATTCCCAACGAGGTACCTGTTATAAAGAAAAGAGGGAAGAAGGAAGATGATAAGAAACCTTCCGTAGTTGTGATTCAAGGACCAAAGCCCGGGAAACCGACTGACCTTGCAAGGATGAGGCAGATCCTTGTAAAGCTCAAGCACAACACTCCTGACCACCTTAAATTGGCCCCATCATCAGAAACAGCTGCAAACAAGGATGCCAAATCTGGTGCCACCGCTGATGCACCCAAGGCGGATACTATTGCAGTGACACCTGAAACAGTAGTTTCTGCTTAA
- the LOC141614704 gene encoding auxin transporter-like protein 4: MSEVNAGEEISTVANNNDDDPAVGVTVTNEQTENRDNDGHKFSFKNFLWYGGSVYDAWFSCASNQVEQVLLTLPYSFSQMGMISGVILQLFYGLMGSWTAYLINMLYLEYRTKKEREGVSFNNHVIQWYEVLGGLLGPKWKLLGLVVNCTFLLFGSVIQLIGCASNIYYVNDHLDKRTWTYIFGACCATTVFIPSFHNYRLWSALGLGMTTYTAWYLTIAALIHGQDPGVIHSGPNNLELYFTGATNILYTFGGHAACVEIMHAMWKPHRFKGIYLLSTLYVFTLTIPSSAVVYWAFGDKLLDHSNAFSLLPKTGFRDCAVILILIHQFITFGFACNPLFHVWEKAWGVHNTKSLSLRVLVRIPVVIPILFLAIIFPFFGPINSTVGAFLVSFTVYILPTSAHMLTFKSAQARKNAIQKPLIRSWTAIYVLNMFIVVWVFVVGFGFGGWASMVNFTRQVDSFGLFAKCYQCDKYPAPAPHHRIIG; the protein is encoded by the exons ATGAGCGAGGTTAATGCGGGAGAAGAAATATCGACTGTAGCGAACAATAATGATGATGATCCTGCAGTTGGTGTTACAGTTACTAATGAACAGACAGAAAATAGAGATAACGACGGTCACAAATTCAGTTTCAAAAACTTTCTATGGTATGGTGGTTCCGTCTATGATGCTTGGTTCAGTTGTGCCTCAAATCAG GTGGAGCAAGTTTTATTGACATTACCATACTCATTTTCACAAATGGGAATGATATCAGGAGTTATACTTCAACTGTTTTATGGATTGATGGGAAGTTGGACCGCGTATCTCATAAATATGCTCTATCTCGAGTATCGTACCAAAAAAGAGAGGGAAGGTGTTTCTTTCAATAACCATGTTATTCAG TGGTATGAAGTGTTAGGTGGTCTACTAGGGCCGAAATGGAAATTATTAGGATTGGTTGTCAATTGCACGTTCTTGCTGTTTGGATCCGTTATACAACTTATAGGTTGTGCTAG CAATATATACTACGTAAACGATCATTTAGACAAGAGGACATGGACATACATTTTTGGGGCGTGTTGCGCTACCACTGTATTTATTCCGTCTTTCCACAACTACCGACTTTGGTCAGCCCTCGGCCTCGGAATGACCACTTACACtgcttggtacttgaccattGCTGCTCTTATTCATGGCCAG GACCCAGGTGTAATCCACTCTGGTCCGAACAATTTGGAACTCTACTTCACCGGAGCTACCAATATTCTCTACACTTTTGGAGGACATGCTGCTTGTGT GGAAATAATGCATGCAATGTGGAAACCACACAGATTCAAGGGCATTTATCTACTTTCAACACTTTATGTATTCACCCTTACAATCCCATCATCTGCTGTTGTGTACTGGGCTTTTGGTGATAAACTTCTTGATCATTCTAATGCCTTTTCTCTTCTTCCTAAAACCGGATTTCGAGATTGTGCAGTCATCTTGATTCTCATCCATCAG TTCATAACATTTGGATTTGCATGCAATCCTCTGTTCCATGTGTGGGAAAAAGCATGGGGAGTGCATAATACAAAGAGCTTAAGCTTAAGAGTATTGGTTCGGATACCGGTGGTTATACCGATATTGTTCTTGGCAATTATCTTCCCTTTCTTTGGTCCGATTAACTCTACTGTTGGCGCGTTTTTAGTCAGTTTCACTGTCTACATCTTGCCTACTTCAGCTCACATGCTCACTTTCAAATCTGCCCAAGCCCGTAAG AATGCGATACAGAAACCTCTGATCCGAAGCTGGACAGCAATCTACGTCTTAAACATGTTCATAGTGGTATGGGTATTTGTAGTCGGATTTGGATTCGGAGGATGGGCAAGCATGGTCAACTTCACCAGACAAGTTGATTCTTTCGGTCTCTTTGCTAAATGCTATCAATGTGATAAATATCCGGCTCCAGCACCACATCACCGGATTATAGGCTAG